In the genome of Desulfovulcanus ferrireducens, the window TCTACCAAAAGAACTGTCACTCCACTCTCATTGATCTCTTTAATGGTTTCAAAAATTGATTTCACCAAAATAGGCGCCAAGCCCAGACTCGGCTCATCTAGCAGAAGAATTTTTGGATCGGCCATCAAGCCCCTGGCTATGGCCAACATTTGCTGTTCTCCGCCACTCAAGGTCCCGGCCAATTGTTCTTTTCTTTCTTTAAGACGTGGAAAAAGGTCAAATATCCAATCTAAAGTTCTCTGTATCTTTTTTTCATCAGTAACTGTGAAAGCGCCCAGATTTAAATTCTCCTGTACGGTAAGCGTGCTGAATACCCGCCTCCCCTCTGGTACCTGAGCAATACCCAGCCTCACGATTTCGTGAGCACGTAGTTTATGTAATTCCTGTCCTTCAAAAATTATCCTGCCCTGACTTGGTTTTAGTAGTCCACTAATGCTCATCAATGTAGTTGACTT includes:
- a CDS encoding ABC transporter ATP-binding protein, with product MLLNVENLRVHYGNVEALHGINLRVRQGEIVAILGANGAGKSTTLMSISGLLKPSQGRIIFEGQELHKLRAHEIVRLGIAQVPEGRRVFSTLTVQENLNLGAFTVTDEKKIQRTLDWIFDLFPRLKERKEQLAGTLSGGEQQMLAIARGLMADPKILLLDEPSLGLAPILVKSIFETIKEINESGVTVLLVEQNARAALKLAHRGYVMEVGKIVLEDSAKNLLENPEVRKAYLGG